A single Synergistaceae bacterium DNA region contains:
- a CDS encoding 50S ribosomal protein L3 produces the protein TSVEHRHGGSSGAISYPGRVFPGKRMPGHMGSDKVTVKNRTVMAVDVENNLVLLKGAVPGAKNSLLALYKKA, from the coding sequence TACATCGGTCGAGCACAGGCACGGAGGCTCAAGCGGAGCTATCTCGTATCCGGGGCGCGTGTTTCCCGGCAAGAGAATGCCCGGACACATGGGGAGCGATAAGGTTACGGTGAAGAATCGTACTGTGATGGCCGTTGACGTTGAGAATAATTTAGTTCTGTTGAAAGGTGCAGTACCAGGCGCGAAAAACAGCCTGCTTGCCCTCTACAAGAAAGCATAA